In Rhodomicrobium lacus, the following proteins share a genomic window:
- a CDS encoding FtsB family cell division protein, whose translation MTQGRNGRLLRQFGLLAVFLALIAYVAADAVRGPHGLIANELLRAKIADLNKDLAALKRERARLERDADLLGPKASTHSDLLDEQARALLDLARPADIVIVNAEKTPR comes from the coding sequence ATGACACAGGGGCGAAACGGGCGGCTTTTGCGGCAGTTCGGCTTGCTGGCCGTCTTCCTGGCGTTGATTGCCTATGTCGCGGCGGATGCCGTTCGCGGCCCACATGGCCTGATCGCCAACGAACTCCTGCGCGCCAAGATCGCAGATCTCAACAAGGATCTCGCGGCATTGAAACGGGAGCGCGCCAGACTCGAAAGGGACGCCGACCTTCTCGGCCCCAAAGCTTCCACGCACTCCGATCTTCTCGACGAGCAGGCCCGCGCCCTTCTGGATCTTGCCCGACCTGCCGACATTGTGATCGTAAACGCCGAAAAAACCCCCCGGTAA
- a CDS encoding ferredoxin reductase family protein, whose product MSRTNRWIGGSILFGVLIYAMAPNAFAAISDPGFWNWRRDIVLFSGTISFVLMTLVVLISTRNPMLERLTGGLDKGYVIHKWAGIWAVSTGALHWLVEKTPKWTYSLGVWPEKVKGARAAVPDWQVALWKSGNVAAEYTIYAAIILTIIALINRIPYRYFRFTHKAFAFSYLVFAWHSATIMLKPDWFATPSGYIVLALAVVGSIAVLQGLFGYIGLSRRAEAVVTAFRDHGGILDIRLAATGGYAMAHNPGQFAFLRFDHDAEPHPFSFASSGKDAKQFRFGIKALGDYTTKLAESISVGQRVKLEGPYGGFHFDHPTSRQVWIAGGIGITPFLARLEHLAANGGTDRPVDLWYCAATVESAKWLTDLASLCEEAGVTLHVMVAERQEFLSAQGVQETTGTIEDVSVLFCGPHGFARAILGGLKKRGFDENNFHYDAFGMR is encoded by the coding sequence ATGTCGCGAACCAACCGCTGGATCGGCGGCTCCATCCTGTTTGGCGTCCTCATATACGCCATGGCGCCCAACGCATTCGCCGCGATCAGCGATCCCGGTTTCTGGAACTGGCGGCGCGACATCGTGCTCTTCTCCGGCACTATCTCGTTCGTCTTGATGACGCTCGTGGTCCTCATCTCCACACGAAACCCGATGCTGGAGCGCCTCACGGGCGGTCTCGACAAAGGCTATGTCATCCACAAATGGGCGGGCATCTGGGCGGTGAGCACAGGCGCGCTCCATTGGCTCGTCGAGAAGACGCCGAAATGGACCTACAGCCTTGGCGTCTGGCCGGAAAAGGTGAAGGGCGCACGCGCGGCGGTGCCCGATTGGCAGGTTGCGCTCTGGAAGTCGGGCAACGTCGCGGCGGAATACACGATATACGCGGCGATCATTCTGACCATCATCGCGCTTATCAATCGGATTCCCTATCGCTACTTTCGCTTCACGCACAAGGCCTTCGCATTTTCCTATCTCGTATTTGCCTGGCACTCGGCAACCATCATGCTGAAGCCCGACTGGTTTGCGACCCCGTCGGGATACATCGTGCTTGCTCTTGCCGTAGTTGGGTCCATTGCCGTTTTGCAGGGTCTGTTCGGATATATCGGCTTGTCACGGCGCGCGGAGGCTGTCGTGACCGCGTTTCGCGACCATGGCGGTATCCTCGACATCCGGCTTGCTGCAACGGGCGGCTACGCCATGGCGCACAATCCCGGGCAGTTCGCATTCCTGCGTTTCGACCACGACGCGGAGCCGCATCCCTTTTCCTTCGCGTCGTCCGGCAAGGACGCGAAACAGTTTCGTTTCGGCATCAAGGCGCTTGGCGATTACACCACGAAGCTGGCCGAAAGCATCAGCGTCGGCCAGCGGGTGAAGCTGGAAGGCCCGTATGGCGGCTTCCATTTCGACCACCCCACGAGCAGGCAGGTCTGGATCGCGGGCGGCATCGGCATCACGCCTTTCCTCGCGCGGCTTGAGCACCTGGCCGCGAATGGCGGCACCGACAGGCCGGTGGATCTGTGGTATTGCGCCGCCACCGTGGAAAGCGCGAAGTGGCTCACAGATCTTGCTTCGCTTTGCGAGGAAGCCGGTGTGACGCTTCACGTCATGGTCGCGGAGCGGCAGGAGTTTCTGTCAGCGCAAGGCGTCCAGGAAACCACGGGCACCATCGAAGACGTGAGCGTGTTGTTCTGCGGCCCGCATGGGTTCGCGCGCGCCATTCTCGGCGGCCTCAAGAAGCGAGGCTTCGACGAAAACAACTTCCATTACGACGCATTCGGCATGCGCTAG
- a CDS encoding pyruvate dehydrogenase complex E1 component subunit beta: MATQVLMPALSPTMEEGKLARWVKAEGDEVRSGDVIAEIETDKATMEVEAVDEGKIGKILVPAGTEGVKVNTPIALIVADGEDAGAVPNGGAKANGSQAPHGAAAATGGGEAARAPVDVRVKDQPRETVAPAAYDAASEIPESAELVQITMREALRDAMAEEMRRDGDVFVMGEEVAEYQGAYKITQGLLDEFGARRVVDTPITEAGFAGLGVGAAFAGLRPIVEFMTFNFAMQAIDHIINSAAKTHYMSGGQIDCPIVFRGPNGAAARVGAQHSQEYSAWYAHVPGLKVIAPSTPADAKGLLKAAIRDPNPVVFLENEILYGIAGPVPKGDDWLVPIGKAKIARPGKDVTIVSWSRGMAYALDAAKQLEAEGIDAEVIDLRTLRPLDIETVLASVRKTNRIVTVEEAWPVCSVGSEIVAQVVARAFDYLDAPPTKVSGEDVPMPYAANLEKLALPNADKVVEAVKAVCYKG, encoded by the coding sequence ATGGCGACACAAGTATTGATGCCTGCCCTTTCTCCGACCATGGAAGAAGGAAAGCTTGCGCGCTGGGTCAAGGCCGAGGGCGACGAGGTGCGCTCCGGCGACGTGATCGCGGAGATCGAGACCGACAAGGCCACGATGGAAGTCGAGGCGGTGGATGAAGGCAAGATCGGCAAGATCCTCGTTCCCGCAGGCACCGAGGGCGTGAAGGTCAATACGCCTATCGCCTTGATCGTAGCCGATGGCGAGGATGCGGGCGCCGTGCCGAATGGTGGGGCGAAGGCAAACGGCTCTCAGGCTCCCCACGGCGCTGCGGCCGCGACCGGCGGTGGGGAAGCGGCGCGGGCCCCCGTGGACGTGCGTGTGAAGGATCAGCCGCGCGAGACCGTCGCGCCTGCCGCGTATGACGCCGCGTCCGAAATTCCCGAGAGCGCGGAACTCGTGCAGATCACCATGCGCGAGGCGCTCCGCGACGCCATGGCCGAGGAAATGCGCCGCGACGGCGACGTGTTCGTCATGGGCGAGGAGGTGGCCGAATATCAGGGTGCGTACAAGATCACGCAAGGGCTTCTCGACGAGTTCGGTGCGCGCCGCGTGGTGGATACCCCGATCACGGAAGCGGGCTTCGCGGGGCTTGGCGTCGGCGCGGCCTTCGCGGGCCTGCGACCCATCGTCGAGTTCATGACGTTCAACTTCGCGATGCAGGCCATCGACCACATCATCAATTCGGCAGCCAAGACGCATTACATGTCCGGCGGGCAGATCGATTGTCCCATCGTATTCCGTGGGCCGAACGGGGCGGCCGCGCGCGTCGGCGCGCAGCACAGCCAGGAATATTCCGCGTGGTACGCGCATGTGCCGGGCCTGAAGGTGATCGCGCCGTCCACGCCAGCCGATGCGAAGGGCCTGCTCAAGGCCGCGATCCGCGATCCGAACCCGGTGGTTTTCCTCGAAAACGAAATCCTTTACGGCATCGCCGGGCCCGTGCCCAAGGGTGACGATTGGCTCGTGCCCATCGGCAAGGCGAAGATCGCGCGCCCCGGCAAGGACGTCACCATCGTCTCATGGTCGCGCGGCATGGCCTACGCGCTCGACGCGGCGAAGCAGCTCGAAGCCGAGGGTATCGACGCCGAGGTGATCGATCTTCGCACGCTTCGCCCGCTCGACATCGAAACGGTGCTGGCATCCGTCCGCAAGACGAACCGCATCGTGACCGTGGAAGAAGCCTGGCCCGTCTGCTCCGTCGGTTCCGAGATCGTGGCGCAGGTCGTGGCGAGGGCGTTCGATTATCTCGATGCGCCGCCGACCAAGGTTTCCGGCGAGGATGTGCCGATGCCCTACGCCGCCAACCTCGAAAAGCTTGCACTGCCCAACGCCGACAAGGTTGTCGAGGCGGTGAAGGCCGTCTGCTACAAGGGCTGA
- a CDS encoding two-component system sensor histidine kinase NtrB, with amino-acid sequence MAPRDKTKKAPDAAKPLDFKALVQGLPHVVVVVDATNRIVFANFAAENFFGLGEALLKKRALPALVAFANPLTALADQVRSTRGAVNEYELDLAMPDRPARAVDVFASLLNEQEDYVLLMLQQRNMAAMIERQLTHRGAARSVSAMAAVLAHEIKNPLSGIRGAAQLLEAGASEEDQPLAQLITEETDRIRDLVDRMEVFGDERPVSKDAVNIHSVLDHVKRIARAGFARHLTIQQSFDPSLPPVPGNRDKLIQALLNLVKNSAEAIGDKNDGVITLSTAFRPGLSLRLPNSDSSMKLPLEICVSDNGSGVPEDVKPHLFEPFVTTKAKGAGLGLALVAKIVGDHGGVIECESRSRLTTFRMLLPMYQPSARKTGAN; translated from the coding sequence ATGGCTCCCCGCGACAAGACCAAGAAGGCCCCCGACGCTGCCAAACCGCTCGATTTCAAGGCGCTGGTGCAGGGTCTGCCCCATGTGGTGGTCGTTGTCGATGCCACAAATCGCATCGTGTTCGCAAACTTCGCCGCCGAGAATTTTTTCGGCCTCGGCGAAGCACTGCTGAAAAAGCGCGCATTGCCCGCGCTGGTGGCATTCGCCAACCCCTTGACCGCGCTCGCCGATCAGGTGCGCAGCACACGCGGCGCCGTGAACGAATACGAACTCGACCTTGCGATGCCGGACCGGCCCGCGCGCGCGGTCGATGTGTTCGCCTCGCTTCTGAACGAGCAGGAAGATTACGTGCTCCTGATGCTTCAGCAGCGGAACATGGCCGCGATGATCGAGCGGCAGCTGACCCATCGCGGCGCCGCGCGCTCCGTGTCCGCCATGGCCGCCGTTCTGGCGCACGAAATCAAGAACCCGCTGTCCGGTATTCGCGGCGCGGCCCAGCTCCTCGAAGCGGGCGCGTCGGAGGAAGACCAGCCGCTCGCCCAGCTCATCACCGAGGAGACCGACCGCATCCGCGATCTCGTCGACCGCATGGAGGTGTTCGGCGACGAACGCCCGGTGAGCAAGGACGCGGTCAACATCCATTCGGTGCTCGATCACGTGAAACGCATCGCGCGCGCAGGCTTCGCGCGGCATCTCACCATCCAGCAGAGCTTCGACCCGAGTCTGCCGCCCGTCCCCGGCAACCGCGACAAGCTCATTCAGGCTTTGCTCAACCTCGTGAAGAACAGCGCGGAAGCCATCGGCGACAAGAACGACGGCGTCATCACGCTGTCCACCGCCTTCCGTCCGGGGCTGTCGCTGCGTCTGCCGAACTCCGATTCGAGCATGAAACTCCCGCTTGAAATCTGCGTGTCGGATAATGGCTCGGGCGTACCGGAGGATGTGAAACCGCACCTGTTCGAGCCTTTCGTGACAACGAAGGCGAAGGGCGCTGGATTGGGCCTTGCACTCGTCGCGAAAATCGTCGGCGACCATGGCGGAGTGATCGAATGCGAATCGAGAAGCCGGCTGACAACCTTCCGTATGCTTCTTCCGATGTATCAGCCATCAGCGCGAAAGACCGGAGCGAATTGA
- the lpdA gene encoding dihydrolipoyl dehydrogenase, which produces MAEAYDVAVIGGGPGGYVAAIRAAQLGLKTVVIEREHLGGICLNWGCIPTKALLRTAEVLRLAQHGAEFGIKAEGLSFDLGKIVARSRGVANKLASGVAYLLKKHKVTVIDGTARLKAKGVVTVSGKDGKPLADVEAKHIVIATGARARVLPGLEPDGKLVWTYKEAMVPPSLPKSLLVVGSGAIGIEFASFYNALGVKVTVVEIVDKILPFEDDEISALARKSFEKQGMTIHTGAKVDKLEKGRDSVKATLALKDGKTQTADFDRVIVAAGIVGNVENIGLEELGIKADRTHIVVDEFCRTTVAGVYAIGDVAGPPWLAHKASHEGIICVEKIAGRDPHPLNVRNIPSCTYSHPQVASIGITEAMAKKDGREIKVGRFPYQGNGKAIALGEPEGLVKTIFDAKTGELLGAHMVGAEVTELIQGFGVAKTLETTEAELMETVFPHPTLSETMLESVFDAYGRVIHI; this is translated from the coding sequence ATGGCGGAAGCATACGATGTCGCGGTGATCGGTGGCGGACCCGGCGGCTATGTGGCGGCGATCCGCGCCGCGCAGCTCGGGCTCAAGACGGTGGTGATCGAGCGCGAGCACCTCGGCGGCATCTGCCTCAACTGGGGGTGCATCCCGACCAAGGCGCTGCTGCGGACGGCGGAAGTTCTGCGGCTCGCACAGCACGGCGCTGAGTTCGGCATCAAGGCCGAGGGGCTGAGCTTCGACCTCGGCAAGATCGTCGCGCGGTCGCGCGGCGTGGCGAACAAGCTCGCCTCGGGCGTCGCGTATCTCCTGAAAAAGCACAAGGTGACCGTGATCGACGGCACGGCGCGGCTGAAGGCAAAGGGCGTCGTCACGGTTTCGGGCAAGGACGGCAAGCCGCTCGCCGATGTCGAGGCGAAACACATCGTCATTGCGACGGGTGCGCGTGCCCGGGTGCTGCCGGGCCTTGAGCCGGACGGCAAGCTCGTGTGGACCTACAAGGAAGCGATGGTGCCGCCGAGCCTGCCGAAGTCGCTGCTCGTCGTCGGCTCCGGCGCCATCGGCATCGAATTCGCGAGCTTCTACAACGCGCTCGGCGTGAAGGTTACGGTCGTCGAGATCGTCGACAAGATCCTGCCTTTCGAGGATGACGAAATTTCAGCCCTCGCCCGCAAGAGCTTCGAGAAGCAGGGCATGACGATCCACACGGGTGCGAAGGTCGACAAGCTCGAAAAGGGCAGGGACAGCGTGAAGGCCACGCTCGCGCTGAAGGACGGCAAGACGCAAACGGCGGACTTCGACCGCGTGATCGTGGCGGCGGGTATCGTCGGCAATGTCGAAAACATCGGCCTCGAAGAGCTGGGCATCAAGGCCGACCGCACGCACATCGTTGTGGACGAGTTCTGCCGCACGACGGTGGCGGGGGTCTACGCCATCGGCGACGTGGCCGGCCCGCCATGGCTTGCGCACAAGGCGAGCCACGAGGGCATCATCTGCGTCGAGAAGATCGCGGGGCGCGATCCGCATCCCTTGAACGTTCGCAACATCCCCAGCTGCACCTATTCGCATCCGCAGGTGGCGAGCATCGGCATCACCGAAGCGATGGCGAAGAAGGACGGCCGCGAGATCAAGGTGGGCCGCTTCCCCTATCAGGGTAACGGCAAGGCCATCGCGCTCGGCGAGCCGGAGGGGCTCGTGAAGACGATCTTCGACGCGAAGACGGGCGAGCTTCTCGGCGCGCATATGGTCGGCGCGGAGGTGACTGAACTCATTCAGGGTTTCGGCGTGGCGAAGACGCTGGAGACGACCGAGGCGGAGCTTATGGAGACGGTGTTCCCACACCCGACGCTCTCCGAGACGATGCTGGAAAGCGTTTTCGACGCTTACGGGCGGGTCATTCATATTTGA
- a CDS encoding bifunctional 2-C-methyl-D-erythritol 4-phosphate cytidylyltransferase/2-C-methyl-D-erythritol 2,4-cyclodiphosphate synthase produces the protein MQEKDQHTPVNAALVVAAGSGVRAGQKQGRPKQYCFAGGKPILRRTLEAFLSHPEIAAVVVVIRAGDEALYAEAVAGLDTDKLLKPVPGGATRQLSVKAGLDALEARAPYAVLIHDAARPFISARCISDTIAALGASDGAIAAAPVTDTLKRGEGGLSAGTVDRAGLWRAQTPQTFIYEKIVAAHRAAGGRTDFTDDASIAEWHGLSVALVSNTSENMKITTAEDLAMADMIASGGTALPDVRVGSGFDVHAFEDGDHVTLCGVRIPHDKGLKAHSDGDAGLHALTDALYGTIGAGDIGDHFPPSDPQWRAMDSTVFLKHAVALVGERGGRITNADVTLICERPKVGPHRDAMRARMAEILGVEIERVSVKATTSEQLGFTGRREGIAALASATVVFAAR, from the coding sequence ATGCAAGAAAAAGACCAACACACACCCGTCAATGCGGCCCTTGTCGTGGCTGCGGGAAGCGGCGTCCGCGCGGGGCAGAAACAGGGGCGGCCGAAGCAATATTGCTTCGCAGGCGGCAAGCCGATCCTGAGGCGGACGCTTGAAGCCTTCCTCTCCCATCCGGAGATCGCGGCCGTCGTTGTCGTGATCCGTGCAGGCGACGAAGCGCTCTACGCGGAGGCCGTGGCGGGGCTCGATACCGACAAGCTGCTGAAGCCTGTCCCCGGGGGCGCTACGCGGCAGCTTTCCGTGAAGGCGGGGCTCGATGCGCTCGAAGCGCGCGCGCCATACGCGGTCTTGATCCATGATGCCGCGCGCCCGTTCATTTCAGCGCGTTGCATATCCGACACGATTGCTGCACTCGGCGCGAGCGATGGCGCGATCGCGGCGGCCCCTGTCACCGACACGCTCAAACGCGGCGAAGGCGGTCTGAGCGCGGGCACCGTGGACAGGGCAGGGCTCTGGCGCGCACAGACGCCACAGACTTTCATCTATGAGAAGATCGTTGCCGCTCATCGCGCGGCGGGCGGGCGCACCGATTTCACCGACGACGCATCGATTGCGGAATGGCATGGCCTCTCGGTTGCGCTCGTCTCGAATACGTCTGAAAACATGAAGATCACGACTGCGGAGGATTTGGCGATGGCGGATATGATCGCGAGCGGCGGAACGGCATTGCCGGATGTGCGCGTCGGTTCGGGCTTCGACGTGCATGCCTTCGAGGACGGCGATCACGTTACGCTTTGCGGCGTAAGGATCCCGCACGACAAGGGGCTGAAGGCGCATTCGGACGGCGATGCCGGTCTGCACGCGCTCACCGACGCGCTCTACGGCACCATCGGCGCGGGCGACATCGGCGATCACTTCCCGCCGTCGGACCCTCAATGGCGTGCGATGGACTCGACCGTGTTTTTGAAGCACGCCGTCGCTCTCGTGGGCGAGAGGGGCGGGCGCATCACCAACGCCGACGTGACGCTCATCTGCGAGCGGCCGAAGGTCGGCCCGCATCGCGATGCCATGCGCGCGCGCATGGCGGAAATCCTGGGCGTCGAGATCGAGCGCGTGAGCGTCAAGGCGACGACCAGCGAGCAACTCGGCTTCACCGGCCGCCGCGAGGGCATCGCCGCGCTCGCCTCCGCGACCGTTGTTTTCGCCGCGCGCTGA
- the ntrC gene encoding nitrogen regulation protein NR(I): MGRGNVLIADDDAAIRTVVNQALARAGYSARATSNAATLWNWVAQGDGDVIITDVIMPDENAFDLIPRIKRIRPELPIIVMSAQNTFMTAITAAERGAYEYLPKPFDLKELVAVVGRALREPKVAKSSMQADAESENLPLIGRSPSMQDVYRVMARLMHTDLTVLITGESGTGKELVARALHDYGQRRKGPFIAINMAAIPRELIESELFGHEKGAFTGAAQRSVGRFEQADGGTLFLDEIGDMPMEAQTRLLRVLQEGEYMTVGGRVPIKTDVRIIAATNKSLENQIALGLFREDLYYRLNVVPLRMPPLRERLEDVPDLVRHFLKLAEKSGLPSKTLTQEAFDRLKRHTWPGNVRELENLVRRLSALYSQELISADIVDNELSAHSSPPPMDTPQSGKAKLNEWMEAYLSDYFGGFGDQLPPPGLYDRVLRDVEAPLITAALTATRGNQIKAAELLGLNRNTLRKKVREQKIRVVRSPA; encoded by the coding sequence ATGGGGCGCGGAAACGTACTCATTGCCGACGACGACGCCGCCATCCGCACCGTCGTCAATCAGGCGCTTGCCCGCGCCGGTTACAGCGCGCGGGCGACGAGCAACGCGGCCACGCTTTGGAACTGGGTCGCGCAGGGTGACGGCGACGTCATCATCACCGACGTCATCATGCCGGACGAGAACGCTTTCGATCTCATCCCGCGCATCAAGCGGATCCGACCCGAACTGCCGATCATCGTGATGAGCGCGCAGAACACGTTCATGACGGCGATCACCGCGGCCGAGCGCGGCGCCTATGAATATCTGCCGAAGCCCTTCGATCTGAAGGAACTCGTCGCCGTCGTCGGCCGCGCGCTGCGCGAACCGAAGGTGGCGAAATCCTCGATGCAGGCCGACGCCGAGAGCGAGAACCTGCCGCTCATCGGCCGCTCGCCGTCGATGCAGGACGTTTACCGGGTCATGGCGCGGCTCATGCACACCGACCTGACCGTTCTGATCACGGGCGAAAGCGGCACCGGCAAGGAACTCGTCGCCCGCGCGCTCCACGATTACGGCCAGCGCCGCAAGGGGCCGTTCATCGCCATCAACATGGCGGCCATTCCGCGCGAACTGATCGAAAGCGAATTGTTCGGCCACGAGAAGGGCGCGTTCACGGGGGCGGCGCAGCGCTCGGTCGGCCGCTTCGAGCAGGCGGACGGCGGCACGCTGTTCCTAGACGAAATCGGCGACATGCCGATGGAGGCGCAGACGCGGCTGCTCCGCGTGCTTCAGGAAGGCGAATACATGACGGTCGGCGGCCGCGTGCCGATCAAGACCGACGTGCGCATCATCGCGGCCACGAACAAGAGCCTCGAAAACCAGATCGCGCTGGGCCTGTTCCGCGAAGACCTGTACTACCGTCTCAACGTGGTGCCGCTGCGCATGCCGCCCTTGCGCGAACGCCTCGAAGACGTGCCGGACCTCGTTCGCCATTTCCTGAAGCTCGCCGAGAAGAGCGGCCTGCCGTCCAAGACACTCACGCAGGAAGCGTTCGACAGGCTCAAGCGCCACACCTGGCCCGGCAATGTGCGCGAACTCGAAAACCTCGTGCGGCGGCTTTCCGCGCTGTATTCGCAGGAATTGATCTCCGCCGACATCGTGGACAACGAACTTTCCGCCCATTCGAGCCCGCCGCCGATGGACACGCCCCAATCCGGCAAGGCGAAGCTCAACGAATGGATGGAGGCGTATCTTTCGGACTATTTCGGCGGCTTCGGCGACCAGCTCCCGCCGCCCGGCCTCTACGACCGCGTGCTGCGCGATGTGGAAGCTCCCCTCATCACGGCGGCGCTGACGGCCACGCGCGGCAACCAGATCAAGGCCGCCGAACTTCTCGGCCTCAACCGCAACACGCTCAGGAAGAAGGTCCGCGAGCAGAAGATCCGTGTGGTGCGCAGCCCGGCTTGA
- a CDS encoding pyruvate dehydrogenase complex dihydrolipoamide acetyltransferase, whose protein sequence is MPTPILMPALSPTMEQGKLAKWLKKEGDKVASGDPIAEIETDKATMEVEAVDEGTIGKIMVPEGTEGVAVNTPIALLLGEGEDAAALKSYGAEPPQPAPSKPAKDAEPVKVTQVNAQSAAAQVNGHDGANGSRVFASPLARRIAKDAGIDLAAVKGTGPHGRIVKHDVEEARASGSAKAAAAAAPAQNGGALVPSRFAAAIPDDQIIAMYEKGTYELRPLDNMRKTIATRLTQATQTIPHFRLFVECEIDTLLEARQRINMRSPKDGQPGAFKVSVNDFIVKALGLALQRVPDANATFTERGILLHKTSDVGVAVAVEGGLFTPVIRGVERKSLADISNEVKDLAERARKRRLAPHEYQGGTTAVSNLGMFGVDHFDAVINPPHATILAVGRGEKRAVVKGNQIVIATTMGCTLSCDHRVVDGALGARLLQAFKGYIEEPVTMLA, encoded by the coding sequence ATGCCGACACCGATCCTGATGCCCGCCCTCTCGCCGACCATGGAGCAGGGCAAGCTCGCGAAATGGCTGAAGAAGGAAGGCGACAAGGTCGCCTCGGGCGATCCCATCGCCGAGATCGAGACAGACAAGGCCACGATGGAAGTCGAGGCCGTGGACGAGGGCACCATCGGCAAGATCATGGTGCCGGAAGGCACCGAGGGCGTTGCGGTCAACACGCCGATTGCGCTGCTGCTCGGCGAGGGCGAGGACGCCGCCGCGCTCAAGAGCTACGGCGCGGAGCCGCCGCAGCCCGCGCCTTCGAAGCCCGCCAAGGACGCGGAGCCGGTGAAAGTCACGCAGGTAAACGCTCAGTCCGCCGCTGCGCAGGTCAACGGTCATGATGGCGCGAACGGGAGCCGCGTCTTTGCCTCGCCCCTTGCGCGCCGCATTGCGAAGGATGCCGGCATCGACCTTGCCGCCGTGAAGGGCACCGGCCCGCATGGGCGCATCGTGAAGCACGACGTCGAGGAGGCAAGGGCCTCCGGCTCCGCGAAGGCTGCCGCAGCCGCCGCGCCCGCGCAGAACGGCGGCGCGCTCGTGCCGTCCCGCTTCGCCGCGGCGATCCCGGACGACCAGATCATCGCCATGTACGAGAAGGGCACCTACGAGCTTCGCCCGCTCGACAACATGCGCAAGACCATCGCCACGCGGCTTACGCAGGCGACGCAGACCATCCCGCATTTCCGTCTTTTCGTCGAATGCGAGATCGACACGCTGCTCGAAGCCCGCCAACGCATCAACATGCGCTCGCCGAAGGACGGCCAGCCCGGCGCGTTCAAGGTTTCGGTCAACGACTTCATCGTCAAGGCGCTGGGCCTCGCGCTCCAGCGCGTGCCGGACGCCAACGCGACATTCACCGAGCGCGGCATCCTCCTGCACAAGACGAGCGATGTCGGCGTCGCGGTCGCGGTGGAAGGCGGGCTGTTCACGCCGGTAATCCGGGGTGTCGAGAGGAAATCGCTCGCCGACATATCGAACGAAGTGAAGGATCTGGCCGAGCGCGCGCGGAAGCGCCGTCTCGCGCCGCACGAATATCAGGGCGGCACCACGGCTGTGTCGAACCTCGGCATGTTCGGCGTGGACCATTTCGACGCGGTCATCAACCCGCCGCACGCGACCATCCTCGCGGTCGGGCGCGGCGAGAAGCGCGCGGTGGTGAAGGGCAACCAGATCGTCATCGCGACGACCATGGGCTGCACGCTCTCATGCGACCACCGCGTGGTGGACGGCGCGCTCGGCGCGCGCCTGCTTCAGGCGTTCAAGGGGTATATCGAGGAGCCGGTGACGATGCTGGCGTAA
- the pdhA gene encoding pyruvate dehydrogenase (acetyl-transferring) E1 component subunit alpha has translation MFDDLPNGTSPKANPPELSREEELHAYREMLLIRRFEEKAGQLYGMGQIGGFCHLYIGQEAVVVGMQMTVREGDQVITAYRDHGHMLVCGMDPKGVMAELTGRRGGYSRGKGGSMHMFSVEKNFFGGHGIVGAQVPLGTGLAFANKYRGNGNVSLTYYGDGAANQGQVYEAFNMAELWKLPVVYIVENNKYGMGTSINRASALTNLSQRGASFNIPGRQVDGMDVRAVKDAGEEAVDWARSGKGPFILEMLTYRYRGHSMSDPAKYRSKEEVDKMRHEHDPIEMVRQRLLASGRATEDDLKAIDKTVRGVVNEAAEFAQSDPEPDAAELYTDVLRA, from the coding sequence ATGTTCGACGACCTTCCCAACGGTACATCGCCAAAAGCCAATCCGCCGGAATTGTCACGCGAAGAAGAGTTGCACGCCTATCGCGAGATGCTCCTTATTCGGCGCTTCGAGGAGAAGGCGGGACAACTCTACGGCATGGGCCAGATAGGCGGCTTCTGCCATCTCTATATCGGGCAGGAAGCCGTCGTTGTCGGCATGCAGATGACCGTCCGCGAAGGCGATCAGGTCATCACCGCTTATCGCGACCATGGCCATATGCTCGTCTGCGGCATGGACCCGAAAGGCGTGATGGCGGAGCTGACGGGGCGACGCGGCGGTTATTCCCGTGGCAAGGGCGGCTCGATGCACATGTTTTCGGTCGAGAAGAATTTCTTCGGCGGCCACGGCATCGTCGGCGCGCAGGTGCCGCTCGGCACCGGACTCGCCTTCGCGAACAAATATCGTGGCAACGGGAATGTCTCGCTCACCTATTACGGGGATGGCGCCGCAAACCAGGGGCAGGTCTACGAAGCCTTCAACATGGCCGAGCTTTGGAAGCTGCCCGTCGTCTATATCGTCGAGAACAACAAGTACGGAATGGGCACGAGCATCAACCGTGCCTCGGCGTTGACGAACCTGTCGCAACGCGGCGCGAGCTTCAACATCCCCGGCAGGCAGGTCGACGGCATGGACGTGCGCGCCGTCAAGGATGCGGGCGAGGAGGCCGTCGACTGGGCGCGCTCAGGCAAGGGGCCGTTCATCCTCGAAATGCTGACCTACCGCTATCGCGGCCATTCCATGTCGGACCCGGCGAAGTATCGCTCGAAGGAAGAGGTCGACAAGATGCGCCACGAACACGACCCCATCGAGATGGTTCGGCAGCGATTGCTTGCCAGCGGGCGAGCCACTGAAGACGATTTGAAAGCGATCGACAAGACAGTCCGTGGGGTTGTGAACGAGGCCGCCGAATTCGCGCAAAGCGATCCCGAACCCGACGCCGCCGAGCTTTATACGGATGTGTTGAGAGCATGA